TGATATTGTGGGCTGGGACAAGCCCAAGGGGCAAAGGGTGGACAAGGCTAAATAGCTAAATCTGAGATATCCAAGCCACGAGGCCTTTTCTTAGCTTTCTACAAACAAATCACAAATATTAGCATGTTATATTTCACAAATTGCTCTCCAAGGAGCTCTGTGCATCGGCCTATCTTACAGAAATATCAGGTTATTTAGAGGTATGTTGGTTGTGGTCATGCTGTGGCCCAACTTTCGAGCCAAATTCTCTCGCAGATTAGCCTAAACAACCTCGTCTTACCTCATTCTAAGGCGCCATGAAAGTTGAACTCCGTCAAGAACCCCAAATCATCTAATCCAGGTACCATGCTCTCCGCGAATTCCTCCCAATCGAAAGTGGAGATTTGGGTTGGATCGCTATTCGGAAGATCACATGAGTTACTGGTTTGATGGATCTGTGAGGCATCGCCCTCTACAACTACCTGTTGTTGACCATTGGGAACTGCTTGATGATAAGCAGCCTGCAGAAATTGGAGAGTGTTGGTGGCAGAGCGGCAAAATGTAGTCATGGACTCCAGAATACTTATGGCCTCTTTCCAAGCATCCCGTGTTTTACCCAGAGTAGATTGATCTATCATTGACGGAGCGGACATGGCCATTAGAAGGACTATAGCTGCGGTTGAGACGTCTAGTGATGAATGAATCAGCATCCAGACACAGCAAAAATGGGCTCAAATAACAGCATACAGAACCCGTTGTACCACCATGCATCAGTGGCTTTCGTCTGATAGGTCTCTTGGACTAGGTGTGTGAGGTCGATAGCGGTCGTCACACATGCGGTCGCGCATTTGCTAAACATGGAAGAATAGAGAGGTCTTTGCATCTCTAGCCCACATGAGGAGTTTCGGTTCGAATAGAGTTGGGTGAAGATAGGGCGGTataggagaagatgaagatggataTATCTGTACAAACTAATGAGCAGGTATGCAGCTAGACTCTAAAGACAGGGAGCGCACCTGGCACGTAGTACATTCCTTTGCTGGGAAATGGCTGTGTTCGATTCCGGACAAGAAAGTCCTTCAGGTGGTCCGGAGGTCCACTtcaggaaaggaggaaggtTCGCTTCGAAAAAGGCCAGCTCCTTCTCGACTCTGAGGACAATATCGAGGCTCCCAAGGTTCATGTTTGAGGTTTGGAGCTGATCCCGGCGTAGCCGGCCAGACCAAGCTTGGTATATGTCTGCTAGAATGATGTCCAATATATCATAAAGCTTGATCGACTCATTGTAAAATGCCATCAAGGAAGGTTCCTCGCCCCCTTCTTGACGTTCATATGTTTTCAAACCGTCTGGTCTGGGAACAGGGGCCAGGTGTGAGGTCATGCTTGGTCTACCATATGTCATACTCAACGTGCTGCAGACTATACCTTAGCATCATATAAAGACAAAATAGGGAACTCAGGTTCTTACATGTCCATCATCACGCATCCATGCCACGTCCGCCTACGAATTTCAGACTCCAACGGTGATAATGTAGCGAGAATATCTGATCTATGCAGTCCGAGGACGACGGCCACCCTGCAGGCGTTCCCGACAGAATGCCAGCAACGGCTAGGATACGGAGAGCTCTGTAGAAAAAGTGCTGTGATCAGTAAAGTCTGCACCACGCCGAGGGTGTTGATGTCCAAGAAATCAAGCCCGATGAATTTCTTTGctcgaaggaagaaagagtttGCGACAGcctcagcttcttctgggGCAATGTCTGCAAACTGACAGCCTAAAGCAAAGATCAAATTCAGGGCACACTGGAACACGATGGATTTAGGTCCCGACTCCGCGCTCGAGCCCAGTCCAACCTGTAAAACCGTGGGAGCTGCGATGATTGGCTCGTCCTCTGCGCGCCAGAGATTCCGATAGGCCGCTTCGAAGGACGGACGGTGGAAAAACGGGTAGAGATTAAAGACTTTATCGAAAAAGTGTTTTACAAGTTGATCTGCAAACGCTCGCGGCGGTAACAAAAAATCATCGATCCCGTAGTTGTCGGATGTGTCCTGAAGCCTGCTGTATCGTGTTTCGGCTGAAGTGCCTGCTGGCCGCGAGGGCATCCTTTGCCATGCAAAACGCATGAGAGAGGCCGTCGATGAAGTGCCATAGTATTGGAGTCGGGTGGACCCCCGTTGCTCTTCACTTCCTGCCCCTGACAGGATGATTTGGCCCATACCCGTTATGTGGCCTTCGCCCTCATCAAATAATGGAGATTCATAGATATCTGTagcatcttcttctgccgaCCTAGTGTGGCTGTTGTCATGTTCACCTTGAGTGCCTGGCAGTATGCACGCCGGAGCCAGCCTGGTATTGGACGTTACAGGGGTCGGATTCTGCCCCATAGATTCATGTTCTGAATGGCGGGGAGCGGAGGACAAGCTGGCCCCTTGTGGTGGCGTCTCGCCGTGTCCGGTGGAGTCAAGGGGCAGTCCACTTTGTGGAGTTGAGGGATTGTGGACAACTACCCCGGCCCTTGAACAGATATCTTCCAAGTCTTTGATTCGCTGATGAAGAGCATGGAGGTATCTAGTATGCATTAGAAGAAGGAGGTCATCATCAATGCCGGCGTATGCATGTAGAGTAGACTTACTCGTCCCTGCTTGTGGACCGGGAGTTTTCCGGGTTATAGACACACTGATCATTCCGATATGAACGCCTCACGCATGGTCCACATATGGGCTTTGTTCCGTCACagcggatcttcttctccctaCACGAGTTACACGCCAAGGCGATCTTGGAGCGTGTTCTAGATCGCCTTTTCCCCTCGTCGACAGCTTTAAGAGGCATCTTGTGGGTATGGAAACCCGAGTGTTCGATTAGCAGCGCAGAGTAATCAACTCGTGAGGTGTCAACCTTGCGGAGAGGAGTTAAATTGCTTTACAAGGCGTTGTTGCTAAGCACGGGTCCGTTCCGGTCTTGTCTCCACATTTTCACCATATTGTGGGTCTATACGCTTATCCCGGCCAATAACAATACGTATTTCGGCTAGGTCAGAGTCATCAATGAGAGGTGTAGGCATTGACCGGATTCCTTCCGTGGGCAGACTGACTGTGGATGTCGAGGAGCCAGTTCATTGCTGAACACCTGACCTTGGGCCTCTTTTGATATGGCTGGGCAACCCTCTGGCATCATGTTGAGTCCGAGGCAGGGACATCCCATATGTCTGAAAGCCGAGGCTACGGTCGGCTTACTTGTCTTTTATCCCTATGAATACCGCGTATGGAAGGTCTTCTAAATCACCGCCTGACTCTATCTCAAATTGTGAACAACTAAAAGAATGACGCACAAACCGGCAGCATACaggaaattttctttcctttttacccTCTTATTCCGGATTTTGCCAAGTGCAGCATTCAGAATCCCCGGGGCCATTGTTAGGGCATTATTAAAAAAGCTGCCTCTTGGGCTATCCATATGGAATGGTTTCGTTGGAGCTTTGATGGACAACACTCCCCCAGACGAGCTTCAGGCCATTCTTCCATCCACGATTGACACCTATAATGCATGGGTGTCGTCCAATGGGGCTACTCATGCAGTAGATGTTCTGCCTGCTGACAACTCAACTCGGCTACTGTGGATTGGTCCAAGGAAGGCGAAGAATGTAGTCCTCTTTTTCCACGGTATGATACACCACTTTCACTTCGGGACTTTACTGACCATCTAGGGGGCGGCTATGTGATGCCCCTTTCCAAAGGGCATTTGGAATGGATGGCACACGTGAGGAAGGAGGCTCTTAATGCGGGGATTCAGCTCAGTGTGTGTATTCTAGAATACGGTAagtgaagaaaaggaaaatgcaaTGAAGGTGAggaaagaattaataatagattcgCCAGACTTGATCCCCGCCAATCCGTATCCAAGGCAAATGTCGCAAGGCATTTTTGCCTTCGAATATCTTATTGATTTGGGTTATAAACCATCTGAGGTAGTGATTTGCCACACATTACATGTTAGTCACTGATCTAATATCACTTTCTTTTAGATTGTCTTCGGAGGTGACTCTGCAGGAGGACACCTGTCATTGAGTCTCATGgcccatctccatcatcctcGACCCACAGATCACGGAATGAAGAATCTCGTTGATCTGCATGGCACTGTTAAAGGTTGCTTCCTTGTGTCTCCTCTGACATCGTTCGATTTCACAACTGCGGCGTATCAAAAAAGGTTCAATGCCGATATTTTAAGCAGGAAGGTTGTGCATAAATGGGGAGACTACCTTGTGGAAAACTCTCCCTGGCTAGAAGAGATTTCTGCAGGTAGTGGCTGGGGAATGGCACTGGATGTGCCGGAAAGCTGGTGGCGGAATTTCAAGGCTGTTGATCGTATTCTATTGACAGGTGGTTATGAAGAGGTCTTCAGTGATCACATACAGCAGCTGGGGAATATGTTAAAAAGGCAAAGCCAAGGGACTGTGACGCTCCATATGGGCAACGAAACCCACGATACACCATTGATGGATTTCATATCAGGCAGGCGCCCGAGTGAAACGACCAACACCATTACGAGTTTTGTGATATCTTGCTTCAAAGGATAAATATCACTGTTTTGGTAGATAGAGCAATTTGAGCTTTGATACAGACTAACAAATCAGCTATTCTGGGAGACAGGAAATTCATTAAGCAAACCCAAGGGGAAGTCTCCATCTCAGTGGTTTCAATGAGCGATTCACAAAGCGGTTGAACCTTTCATAGACTTTAAATCTCAAATTAGGCGCTTAGCATCTTCTAACACACCTAGCCGTGCTCCTTCCTCCAGTATTAAGCTGGTATGCTGCTCACTTCTCGGAGTGACCTTGACAGGGAAAGGCTCAACCGTCTTGTGGTGATTCAAACGCTTCGAGTCGTAGGGTCCAGCCTACTGTGTATTAGCTATTGCCGTTGTATAATCTTATTCCCAACTTACTGCTTCGTAGTTGTAGCAGAACACCAAGCGAGCAACATTGATGAATAAGCCCTGAAACGCCAATCGATAGCCAACGCAAATACGACGGCCACCTCCAAATTGCCAAAGTCCATGTGCAGCGTCAGTTTCATGTCCGTCAAGCCACCGTTCAGGCTTGAAGTCTTCTGGATCCTCACACTCGTTGCACACCGGGATCTCGTTGATCACAAACCCCACGCCTGCCGGGAAATTATAACCCTCAAATTCCATGTCGGATGTAAGCACATGGTCGGGGGTAAAGGAGAAAATTGGCCGCCAACGCAGGAGCTCCTTGATCATAGCGCATATATAGGGCATGTTCCCCAGATCATCAATACCAGGTAGGCGGAAGTTCTTTGTCGTGCTACATTGGCTGTCCACCTCTTCTCTGGCCTTTTGGAACTTGTCTGGGAAACAAAGCGCCGCCATAGCGAAGATGTTGAGCGCTTCTCTTGTCGTGTCTGATCCAGCTTCGAGGAGCTGTAGAGCAACGTACATGGCCTCCTGATCATTCCCCGTGAACTTGGTATCCGGGTGCAAGAGAACGTCCCGTACCCATGATGGAGGCGCTGTCCCGttttccaccttctctcGAGCTGGAATCCACCATGATTTGTAGACCTCTTCATTCCAATCTCCAAGCTTCTCCCAGTGCTTCCGCCACGGCTGCAACATACGAGGCAGCTTATCTAGTTCTGGGAACCAGTCAACTAGGCTGGTTCCAATACTGCCAACAAAATGAGTAACCACGTCTTGTAACTCCGCAAGCTCTTTTCCCGATTTCACCAGTCGCTCACCCAGTGCGATACGATGAACCACAGAGTTTGCATATCGATAATGGTGGCGATACCACCGCTCTGGCTGGAACAAGTATTCTGCAAGCATCTGAGTGCTCTCAAGCTCCTGCCACGAGCCATACTGCTTCATGGCGGTTCCGCTCAGAAGAGAGTGCATTACACGTCGTTTTTCCATCCATTGCGCAGGAGGGAGCAGTAAGGAGCGCCCGTCTCGGCTAACTATCCCACTAGCTATGGGCATCGGGCTTCGTCCATTAGTGAGGGAGCCGCGTTTTGCGATAATTTCTGAGACCACGCGTTTGCTGTTCAGCAAAATCCAGGTTTTGGAGCCTAGGTGCAGCGTGGTCATTTCGCCATATTTCGCGAGATCCTTGTGCTGTGTACTGTCAGTCTTTGAACTATCTTGAACAAGGGTATAAACTCACTATTCTATGCTCTTCGTCCTCCCGGACCTTTTGAAGATATAAAAGACTGCCGAATATGGGTACCCCTTGGGGACCAGGGGGAAGCTTCCATTTCTTGCCTTGGGGTGATCTGCGCTTTCCAACGGGTTTGAAGATTTCTTGGATGATCAAGAATATTAATCCTAGGCAAGCAGCAATACTAACAAAAGCCGCAGTAATTGGACTTTCGTttgcagctgcagagatATGTGCATGGATTGATGCTCCCATTGTGATAGCTCCCGTACGAGGTAGGCGGATTAGGGTTGTGAGCACGTTCATTTACCATCACCCTTGAACTTATATCAACCACACGATTGCAATCGGGAGTGATCCGAGAAAAAACGCTACCAAAACACCTCGCATAAATATTTGCTTGCATTATTCCATTCTGGACCTACGCTACGGATAACACGGGCCATTTAGCTGGCCGTGGATCGTACCCGCCACCGGAATGCATCCGGGTCCCACTTCTATAACGAATGGCCGTTATCCCCTTATTCAAAAGCAAGCCGACTGGAACCTTTCTCCTCTGGTCATTTTGTTGCCATGTGGGCAATTATTGGCATTCCTGTCGCAGTTCTCCTCATTCTTTATCGTTGCAAACCCAGTATCTTCAGCACAATGAGCGAACACACTCTCGACTGGGTCCGAGACAAGGCGATCGGCTGGAGCCATACACCTCCAAGGAATAAGATCGACACCCACCATCATTGTGTACCTTCATTCTATGCAAAGGGTAGGATATCGATTAATTCTCAGCTCTTATATTCCCATAGCTGACATTGTTATAGCGGTTGAAGAGCAAGGAGGGGATCCGAGTGGTTGGCCAACTCCTCATTGGAGTTCGCTGGCTTCCAAGCTGCTGATGAAGCGCGTGGGAGTTAAAACGGCAGTCCTTTCTGTGACAGCTCCAGGTGCTTGTATAATGCCAAGCCGTTCGGAACGATCGCAGCTGGCGAGAAAGTTGAACGAATACTCTGCCGAGCTTCGAGACAAAGACCCAGAGAGCTTCGCCTTTTTCGTGTCATTGCCCAACATTCTTGACACCGAGGATGCACTGGCGGAGATTGCATACGGATTAGATACTCTCCATGCCGACGGGGTCACACTCTTCACTCGATACGGCTCCACCAACACCTATCTTGGTCATGCTGATGTTGAACCCATTTGGGCTGAACTGAACAGGCGAGGCTGTGTGGTTTTTATTCATCCAACTCACCCCGTCGATACAAACCCCGTGAATTCAAGGCTACCGCAGCCGTCCATTGACTATCCTCATGAAACAACACGCACAGCCATGGACATGATCACCAACAAAACGCGACTCAAGTATCCCCGCTGCAAAGTTATACTGTCCCACGCAGGCGGAGCTCTACCATATATCATCTCGCGCGTGACGACTCCTATGAGCAAGGCACCAGACTTTGCAGTCTCCCATCGTATGGGAATAACACACGACCAAGCAATGGAATCATTCCGTAGCTTCCACTTCGATTTGGCCTTAAGTGCGTCACCGCAAGTCCTGGATATGCTGTTGAAGATGGTTCCCCATGACCATATTTTGTACGGGAGTGATTTCCCCTATGCGCCGATAACCGCATATCCGGCTTTTCTTGAGGCGCTGGAGTCGTATGAAATGGATCCGGAGTTGAGGGATATGATCAATTTTGGGAACGCGATGAAGCTATTTCCACGGTTGTCGACCCCAAGAGGCGGCAGTTTGTAGTGATGTTGATGAGATTTACCTGAGAATGTCCCAACGAGGGAATTAGGATTCAAGAGAATTTTAACAACAGTTCAGTAGTTTTGATTCTAGTATTCTCATTAGTTCCTTCTTTTTGGCATTGATCTCTAATTTTTTGTCAGATTTCCCACGTATCCTTTTCCTGAGTCGTGAGATGGTATGCAGTATGTCCCGGAGTCTATGTGCCGGCTTGTATCGCATCAGAGAAGCCTACACGGTAGTTCCAAACAGTTGACAAGGAACGCATAGTGAACGTATTATTTTAAGCTCATAATGTGGATATTTAAGTATTGCTCACATTCTATTGCAGTGGCTCTCCTCCAGCGAAGCATGTGTTGCAATGAAGAGTGACTCGGTGAGTGTCATTTTGAGCCTTCAACAGTCAAACGGCGAAGATTGACACGGAAGGTTGCAAACGACATATATctaaagatattattttgcTAGCTGTATCATCTCCACATGATAATAAATTTCCTTCATTCCATATTAGATTGATGTTGCCTTTGGGAGCGAACTATCGCTGTATATATTTTTTGCATCATATAATTGTCCgcgaaaatatatattcacaaAGTCGTTGAAAAACATATTTCTAGCTCCACCTAAGCGATAATAGTTATGCAAATGCGTAACAGCATGTGGAATGATTTTCAAACTGGTCgactagattatttatattccCAAGGCCGTCGATAGCAAGTGGGTGTTCACTCCTGGAGTGACCAGGAAGCTGACTTTACtgtatattatttttatttatttagcttATTTGGACGACACTATTCAACAACCATCCGATATGGTGTAATGGTTAACATCGCTGTCTCTCACACAGCagctcggggttcgattccccgtATCGGaagatctttctttttgtcttttttcctttttcgtCTTGTTTCTATGGATCCGTTGATGGCCAACGCCTACGGTCGGTCGTCTTCACTAGCGCTTCGTGTATGATCTGATTCTGATCTCCCGGAAAGTCCATGTTCCAGTCACGGTGAACATCTATGACCGGGCCGTGCCATACTAATGATCTGCATTACGcccaagaaaaaattttattcCACGATTTCACTGTAGCTGCTTATTATAAACGGGATAGAGGATTGCAAGCACCGGAATGGAGTTACCAGATGTGCTATGTTGAatgaaataaatagaaatgcGTGGCTGGCCGGTTTCTTGAGTCTTAAGCTGTCTCCCTTCTCATATCTGGTGCTATTGTTGCCCTTCCTCATGTAGCTAAAACGCTGCCTTATCATTCAACCAGAGTCAgtgtggccgagtggttaaggcGACAGACTAGAAATCTGTTGGGTTCGCCCGCACAGGTTCAAATCCTGTCGCTGACGTTAAATTGAAGCTTGTCTTccatctctttttttccctgcCTCGTCTTGTATGTGTGACCCACTTTCCGGGTGGGTCATCGTTATTATGGTCGACTACTATTGCGTTCCTATACAGGCTCTTGAGAACCGCCCCCGGACGGTTGTACTTGTGCCTACCCTGGTTCTTATCCCTCTCAGCGCTATGCTTCTCTATCGCATCCATCCTATCAGTTTCCCTGCTGGCTATGACACAGCGTGCATAGGCCTCTCGCTAGATTGCGAATTTCACCAGGAATAGGAAATGCTCATGCGGATACGACTCGGATCCGTAATCAAATCGCTTCCTATTGAACGGAGGTGCGAGACCTGACGCGCCGGATACGCAGGAGGCTAGTTAGGGCTCACTAGTCCGCAGGAAGGGCCGGAAGTAAAGTGCTGACGCTGACAAGCAAGACTGTTAGGCATGACGTACAGGAGCGCATAGTTCTTTGTGCTGCAAGATTTGCCAGCTCCTTACGCAATAGCATGCAAAGTCTATGTAGTACTTTCATTGTTATTTGCTTCTGTTGCCGAGTGTCGTTGGAATGTCCGGGATGTCGGGAGGTCACAAGGCACAACTTCCCGCATTACCCGCAAAGGCCTGCAACTGCCACTCTTTCCGATATCCATCTGAGAATTCTTAACATCACCGGTAATAGAGAGTGAAGAGTACGGGTGCTGCGGTACAATGCATTGGGTAGAAACCACGACTTTTTCAGCCATGACCTCGAAGTCGATGGAGGGGTATGCATTTAAATCGAGGCGATCACGCCCTTTCCTCTTAGGTCGCGTTTGATCTATGTGCCCTAAATAACTTATTGTTTTGTATTATACGCGCAAAAAACACAATTCACCATGGCTCCTGGAATCCTGGTCAATGGTTTCCATGACAGTACTACACCATCCTCGACGCTTCCCACGCGCCGACGCCCGTATCCCCACGAAGGCCTCCGGTTCGATCCCAAACTTAAACCCAAATCGTATCGCATGACCGGCACCTCACCGGACTCAAAGATCCTGTTCCTGGATGTGAATATTCTCGACTCGACAGGCAATGATCCGTATCGTGGTGATGTATTGATTCACGGGGAGCGCATTGTCTCGGTTGGGCTAGTCCCCGATGTTGAAGCGCTTCGCCATGACCCGAAGGTCCGTGTCGTCCAAGGTCGTGGACGTACTTTCATGTCTGGTCTCGGGGATGCCCATACACATTGGACTTGGAACAATATCGCTCTTGAGCTACTGGGTGACATTGGCGTCGAGGAGCACACTCTGATTACAGCACGCTCGGCACTTTGTTACCTGGACTCCGGATACACCATGTGCTATGGCGCCGCCTCTGCCAAAGATCGTCTGGACTGCGTCGTTCGAGATGCTATCAATCGCGGAACCTTGCCCGGGCCGAGACTTCTGGCAAATGGCAGGGAGATCGCCAAGCGAGAGGGTGAGCTTGCGGCGGGAATTACTGCATTTGCTGAGGGGCCACTGGAGATGCGAGAGGTGATCAGACATCATGCTAAAATCGGTGTCGATCAAATCAAATTGAGTATGTCAGGTGAGGCCATCACCGAAACTGTTTCGGCCGAGGAATGTTTCTTTACCGATGAGGAAACAGCCGCTTGTGTGGATGAAGCTCATCGCAATGGG
This DNA window, taken from Aspergillus flavus chromosome 5, complete sequence, encodes the following:
- a CDS encoding Alpha/Beta hydrolase protein, which produces MTHKPAAYRKFSFLFTLLFRILPSAAFRIPGAIVRALLKKLPLGLSIWNGFVGALMDNTPPDELQAILPSTIDTYNAWVSSNGATHAVDVLPADNSTRLLWIGPRKAKNVVLFFHGGGYVMPLSKGHLEWMAHVRKEALNAGIQLSVCILEYDLIPANPYPRQMSQGIFAFEYLIDLGYKPSEIVFGGDSAGGHLSLSLMAHLHHPRPTDHGMKNLVDLHGTVKGCFLVSPLTSFDFTTAAYQKRFNADILSRKVVHKWGDYLVENSPWLEEISAGSGWGMALDVPESWWRNFKAVDRILLTGGYEEVFSDHIQQLGNMLKRQSQGTVTLHMGNETHDTPLMDFISGRRPSETTNTITSFVISCFKG
- a CDS encoding fungal-specific transcription factor; amino-acid sequence: MPLKAVDEGKRRSRTRSKIALACNSCREKKIRCDGTKPICGPCVRRSYRNDQCVYNPENSRSTSRDEYLHALHQRIKDLEDICSRAGVVVHNPSTPQSGLPLDSTGHGETPPQGASLSSAPRHSEHESMGQNPTPVTSNTRLAPACILPGTQGEHDNSHTRSAEEDATDIYESPLFDEGEGHITGMGQIILSGAGSEEQRGSTRLQYYGTSSTASLMRFAWQRMPSRPAGTSAETRYSRLQDTSDNYGIDDFLLPPRAFADQLVKHFFDKVFNLYPFFHRPSFEAAYRNLWRAEDEPIIAAPTVLQVGLGSSAESGPKSIVFQCALNLIFALGCQFADIAPEEAEAVANSFFLRAKKFIGLDFLDINTLGVVQTLLITALFLQSSPYPSRCWHSVGNACRVAVVLGLHRSDILATLSPLESEIRRRTWHGCVMMDITLSMTYGRPSMTSHLAPVPRPDGLKTYERQEGGEEPSLMAFYNESIKLYDILDIILADIYQAWSGRLRRDQLQTSNMNLGSLDIVLRVEKELAFFEANLPPFLKWTSGPPEGLSCPESNTAISQQRNVLRARYIHLHLLLYRPIFTQLYSNRNSSCGLEMQRPLYSSMFSKCATACVTTAIDLTHLVQETYQTKATDAWWYNGFYVSTAAIVLLMAMSAPSMIDQSTLGKTRDAWKEAISILESMTTFCRSATNTLQFLQAAYHQAVPNGQQQVVVEGDASQIHQTSNSCDLPNSDPTQISTFDWEEFAESMVPGLDDLGFLTEFNFHGALE
- a CDS encoding putative cytochrome P450 (cytochrome P450 monooxygenase), with protein sequence MNVLTTLIRLPRTGAITMGASIHAHISAAANESPITAAFVSIAACLGLIFLIIQEIFKPVGKRRSPQGKKWKLPPGPQGVPIFGSLLYLQKVREDEEHRIHKDLAKYGEMTTLHLGSKTWILLNSKRVVSEIIAKRGSLTNGRSPMPIASGIVSRDGRSLLLPPAQWMEKRRVMHSLLSGTAMKQYGSWQELESTQMLAEYLFQPERWYRHHYRYANSVVHRIALGERLVKSGKELAELQDVVTHFVGSIGTSLVDWFPELDKLPRMLQPWRKHWEKLGDWNEEVYKSWWIPAREKVENGTAPPSWVRDVLLHPDTKFTGNDQEAMYVALQLLEAGSDTTREALNIFAMAALCFPDKFQKAREEVDSQCSTTKNFRLPGIDDLGNMPYICAMIKELLRWRPIFSFTPDHVLTSDMEFEGYNFPAGVGFVINEIPVCNECEDPEDFKPERWLDGHETDAAHGLWQFGGGRRICVGYRLAFQGLFINVARLVFCYNYEAAGPYDSKRLNHHKTVEPFPVKVTPRSEQHTSLILEEGARLGVLEDAKRLI
- a CDS encoding putative 2-amino-3-carboxymuconate-6-semialdehyde decarboxylase (unnamed protein product); this translates as MSEHTLDWVRDKAIGWSHTPPRNKIDTHHHCVPSFYAKAVEEQGGDPSGWPTPHWSSLASKLLMKRVGVKTAVLSVTAPGACIMPSRSERSQLARKLNEYSAELRDKDPESFAFFVSLPNILDTEDALAEIAYGLDTLHADGVTLFTRYGSTNTYLGHADVEPIWAELNRRGCVVFIHPTHPVDTNPVNSRLPQPSIDYPHETTRTAMDMITNKTRLKYPRCKVILSHAGGALPYIISRVTTPMSKAPDFAVSHRMGITHDQAMESFRSFHFDLALSASPQVLDMLLKMVPHDHILYGSDFPYAPITAYPAFLEALESYEMDPELRDMINFGNAMKLFPRLSTPRGGSL